ATCCAGTTTTGTATAATACGCCAGGGGCCTGATTGACTCGTCATCGCTCTCTTTTTCGGCGTTTTTATTCCATGCTGAAAGTTGATCCAGCGGTTTTTCCGAACGTGCGATCGGCTGCAATTGTTGGTTCTGCCAGGAAAAAACACCGAGATATAATTTATTGACGCGTCCGCTGTTATTATTTTCCGGGCATTCTTTGTTTGCGTATTTCTTTGCTTGTTCGGCATCCGCCGGATTATCGGCAAAACAGGCGACACCAATATATTTCCCGTCTTTACCCCAGGGTTTGGCGCCAGTCAGGATCAGATTCTTAGGGTCTTCATTTGGTGCAACCCAGGCAATCCACGGGTTCTCATCTAATCCTTGTGGCAGTTCGCCAAACCCGTTGGCGGGTGTTGCACCCATCATTTGTTCGGCGAAAATCTGCTTGCCTTCCGGATGTTGAATGGCGCTGGGTACGGAATCCAGATTTTGTACGGTCGTGGCGTAACCGGGGGAAATCATTGCCAGCAGAACCAGCGAAAAATATTTTTTCACGATGCATCCTTTCAATAAATAAAATAGGGCGATATGACTCGCCCAAAAAATTACTTCACCCGCGCCATAAAATACGCATCCACATACTCACCATTGCGCAGACCGTATTTCTTCCCGGTGCCTTCAATCTCAAAACCCTGCTTTTTGTACACCGCGATCGCCGGGGCGTTATCAACAAACACCGTTAACTCGATGCGATCCACCCGCAGCCAGTTGTCGCACATGTCGATCATGGTGCGGATCAACGCACTGGCGACGCCACGGTTGTGCCACTGTGCGCCGACGCAAATGCCAAAATCGGCGACATGGCTACGGCGTGGGCGCTGGGCAACTTCAATGGTGAGATGCCCCACGACAATATCATCAATGCAGGCAACCAGTTGTTTGATGCCGGGGCGATCAGCAAGCCGCTCCTGCCACATCTCCATGGAAGGATGAGGAACCTGTAGCGTGTTGTGATACACCTCTGGCTGGGCGTGGATTTGACGGATGGCGTCGTAATCTCTCGGTTCTGCATGGCGTATCACAATGTCACTCATTCCTTCGTCCTCTGTGGGGTAAATGTCCTTTTAAACATCATTGACTTTGAAATTTGAGTCAACCGTCTTTTTTTTGCAAAAAGTATTGGACAAGTGCGAATGATAATGATTATTATTGCCGTGCGTTCAGGGAAACCCATGCGGAGAACCTGAAAGCACGACATTGCTCACATTGCTTCCAGTATTATTTTAGCCAGCCTTGCGCTGGCTTTTTTTTTGAGTGTGTTTCGGGCTAGTTTGCTTGCCAGATTAATCCCGGGCTGTGCTCGCACAAAACGCATTGCGTTTTGAACGCACTTTAGTGCGGCCCCGAAGGGGGGAGCGAAGCGAATAATCCTCACGTACTCTATGTACGCTCCGGTTGCTGCGCGCAGGCCGTGAATAATCTGCCTGCGCCACTGACGCCCGAGGCGCGGGCATTTGTGAAAGTGGTGTGTGGGCATCTGTGTTTTGTCTCTCTCCGCTTTGCGCTATGGTGTATGCAATCACCTTCAAAAGGACGCTTTCATGACCTTACACTGCGCATTCATCGGGTTCGGTAAAAGTACCACTCGCTACCACTTACCGTATGTCCTCCATCGTAAAGACAGCTGGCACGTTGCGCATATCTATCGTCGCAGCGCGAAGCCGGAGGAGCAGCATCCGCAGTACTCCCACATCCATTTCACCAGCGACCTCAATGACGTGTTCAACGATCCGCAGGTGACATTGGTGGTCGTATGTACCCACGCTGACAGCCACTTCGATTACGCCAGGCGCGCGCTGGAAGCCGGGAAAAACGTACTGGTTGAAAAACCGTTTACCCCGACGCTGGCGCAAGCGAAAGTGCTGTTTGAACTGGCGAAAAGCAAAGGGCTGACCGTTACGCCGTACCAGAATCGTCGCTTTGATTCTTGTTTCCTGACCGCTAAAAAAGCGATCGAAAGCGGCAAGCTGGGCGACATCGTGGAAGTCGAAAGTCACTTTGACTATTACCGCCCGGTGGCGGAAACCAAACCCGGTTTACCGCAGGATGGCGCCTTTTACGGTCTTGGCGTGCATACCCTGGACCAAATCATCTCGCTGTTTGGCCGACCAAATCATGTGGCCTACGACATCCGTAGCGTGCGCAACTGCGCTAACCCGGATGACACCTTTGAAGCGCAGCTCTTTTACGGCAACCTCAAAGCCATCGTTAAAACCAGTCATCTGGTGAAAATCGAGTATCCGAAGTTTATCGTCCACGGGACGAAAGGCTCGTTTGTGAAATATGGTATCGACCAGCAGGAAACCAGCCTGAAGGCCAATATCATGCCCGGCGACCCCGGATTTGCGGCTGACGATTCGGTTGGTCAACTGGAGTATATGAACGAGGACGGCGTCACCGTCAAAGAAGAGATGACACCTGAGTTCGGTGACTACGGACGCGTCTATGATGCGTTGTATGAGACGTTAACCACCGGCAAACCGAACTACGTCAAGGAATCTGAAGTTCTCACCAACCTGGAAATCCTGGAGCGCGCCTTCGAACAGGCTTCCCCGGCGACGATTACCCTCGCCAGATAAGTAAAATCGGCTCCTCTGTATTTGTTCATAATTTTTGAACAGAGGAGTCAATTTTCACCCTCTATGATCGCAGAAGGATTGAGTCCACACTGAGTCCATCGAAAACATCCGGGGGTGAATACAATGATCTACTTACGTAAAGCAAACGACCGTGGCCACGCCAATCATGGTTGGCTGGATTCCTGGCATACCTTCTCGTTTGCCAACTATTACGACGCGAACTTTATGGGATTCTCGGCGCTGCGTGTCATCAACGATGACGTGATTGAAGCCGGTCAGGGCTTTGGCACCCACCCCCATAAAGACATGGAAATCCTGACGTATGTTCTGGAAGGCGCGGTTGAGCATCAGGACAGTATGGGCAATAAAGAGCAGGTTCCGGCGGGTGAATTTCAGATAATGAGCGCCGGGACGGGGATCCGCCACTCTGAATACAACCCGAGCGACACTGAGAAGCTGCATCTGTATCAGATCTGGATCATGCCGCAGGAAAACGGGATTACGCCCCGTTACGAACAGCGTCGTTTTGATGCCGTACAGGGCAAGCAACTGGTGCTGTCGCCGGATGCGCGTGACGGTTCGCTGAAGGTGTATCAGGATATGGAGCTGTATCGCTGGGCGTTGCTGAAAGATGAGCAGTCAGTGCATCAGATCTCCGCTGAGCGCCGCGTCTGGATCCAGGTGGTGAAAGGCAATGTCACCATTAATGGCACTCAGGCGTCGACCAGTGACGGTCTGGCAATCTGGGATGAGCAGGCGATCTCTATTCATGCCGACAGCGACAGCGACAGCGAAGTGTTGTTGTTTGATCTACCGCCAGTATAAAAATACACGTCATCACTTTCCCTGGGCCGGATAAGACGCGCGAGCGTTGCCATCCGGCCTTCATCGTTTGTCATTAATTTTGCAAGTCCGTGATAAACTCGGGGGAATGATCCCCTTTTTGTACCTTTCAGGACGATGAAAAAGAAAAGACCCGTACTTCAGGATGTAGCCGACCGCGTGGGCGTGACCAAAATGACGGTCAGCCGTTTTTTGCGTAATCCAGAGCAGGTCTCTGTTGCGCTGCGCGGCAAGATTGCAGCTGCACTTGATGAACTGGGTTATATTCCCAATCGTGCTCCTGATATCCTTTCTAACGCCACCAGTCGTGCGATCGGCGTGCTGTTACCCTCTCTCACCAACCAGGTTTTTGCCGAAGTATTACGCGGCATTGAGGCCGTCACCGACGCCCACGGTTATCAGACGATGCTGGCGCACTATGGCTATAAGCCAGAAATGGAACAGGAACGTCTGGAATCGATGCTGTCGTGGAACATCGATGGCCTGATCCTCACTGAACGTACCCACACGGCGCGCACCCTGAAGATGATTGAGGTCGCGGGTATTCCGGTTGTTGAACTGATGGACAGCCAGTCTCCGTGTCTGGACATTGCAGTGGGTTTTGACAACTATGAAGCCGCTCGTCAGATGACTGCCGCGATTATCGCGCGCGGCCATCGCCATATCGCCTATCTGGGGGCGCGTCTCGACGAACGTACTATCATCAAGCAGAAGGGCTACGAACAGGCGATGCTGGATGCCGGTCTGGTGCCTTACAGCGTGATGGTGGAACAGTCTTCCTCTTACTCTGCCGGTATTGAGCTGATTCGTCAGGCAAGACGCGAATATCCGCAGCTGGATGGCGTGTTCTGTACCAACGATGACCTGGCTGTCGGTGCGGCGTTTGAGTGCCAGCGTTTAGGCCTCAAAATTCCTGATGATATAGCGATCGCCGGTTTCCACGGACATGATATCGGACAGGTGATGGAACCCCGTCTGGCCAGCGTACTCACGCCACGTGAGCGAATGGGCAGCATTGGTGCAGAACGCCTGCTGGCGCGCATTCGTGGCGAAACAGTGACACCTAAAATGTTAGATTTAGGTTTCACCTTGTCACCGGGCGGATCTATTTAACCCAACAAGTTTGAAGTAGCTCACACTTATTCACTTCTGGCACGAATGGATATTGCTTCTCTATTTGTCCGGCCGGACAATGTTACCGATAACAGTTACCCGTAACAATTCTCTGAACCTTGTACTGTGGGGGCCCACTTTGAGCACGACTAACCATGATCACCACGTTTACGTTCTGATGGGCGTATCAGGCAGCGGCAAATCCGCTGTCGCCAGCGAAGTGGCGCATCAACTGAATGCCGCGTTTCTTGATGGCGATTTTCTCCATCCGCGCTGCAACATCACGAAAATGGCGTCCGGCGAGCCGCTGAATGACGACGACCGCAAACCGTGGTTACAGGCGCTGAATGATGCCGCGTTCGCGATGCAGCGCACCAACAAGGTTTCGCTGATCGTCTGTTCCGCCTTGAAAAAACACTACCGTGACCTGCTGCGCGACGGTAACCCGAACCTCTCTTTCATCTATCTGAAAGGGGACTTTGACGTGATCGAAAACCGCCTGAAGGCGCGTAAAGGCCACTTCTTTAAAACGCAGATGTTGGTGACCCAGTTTGAAACACTGGAAGAACCGGGCGCTGACGAGAGCGATGTCCTGGTGGTGAATATCGATCAGCCACTGGAAGGTGTTGTCGCCAGCACCGTTGAGGTTATTAACAAAGGCAGTAAGTAGTGAGTACATTAACGCTTGTTTTAACAGCAGTAGGGTCTGTTTTACTGCTGTTGTTTTTAGTGATGAAGGCGCGTATGCACGCCTTCGTTGCTTTGATGGTGGTGTCTATTGGTGCAGGTCTCTTTTCCGGAATGCCGCTCGACAAAATCGCAGCGACGATGGAAAAGGGAATGGGGGGAACCCTGGGATTCCTGGCGATTGTGGTCGCGCTGGGAGCCATGTTCGGCAAGATTTTGCATGAGACGGGGGCAGTCGATCAGATCGCCGTCAAAATGCTCAAATCTTTCGGCCACAGCCGGGCGCACTATGCGATTGGTCTGGCGGGTCTGATTTGCGCGCTGCCGCTATTCTTTGAGGTGGCGATCGTCCTGCTGATTAGCGTCGCGTTCTCTATGGCGCGTCACACCGGCACCAACCTCGTGAAGCTGGTGATCCCGCTGTTTGCGGGTGTGGCTGCCGCCGCCGCATTTCTGTTGCCGGGGCCTGCGCCGATGCTGCTGGCCTCCCAAATGCACGCCGATTTTGGCTGGATGATCCTGATTGGCCTGTGCGCGGCAATCCCCGGCATGATTATCGCCGGGCCGCTGTGGGGCAATTTCATCAGCCGTTATGTCGAGCTGAATATTCCTGACGATATTACCGAACCGCATCTGGGCGAGGGCAAAATGCCGTCCTTCGGCTTTAGCCTGTCGCTGATCCTGCTGCCGCTGGTGCTGGTTGGGTTTAAAACTATCGCGGCACGCTTTGTGCCGGTCGGGTCTGACGCTTACCAATGGTTTGAATTTATTGGTCATCCGTTCACCGCGATTCTGGTGGCGTGTCTGGTGGCGATTTATGGCCTGGCAATGCGTCAGGGCATGCCGAAAGACAAAGTGATGGAAATTTGCGGCCATGCGCTGCAACCGGCGGGGATTATTCTGCTGGTGATCGGGGCCGGTGGCGTGTTCAAACAGGTACTGGTCGATTCCGGCGTGGGCCCTGCTTTGGGCGAAGCGTTGACCGGTATGGGCTTACCGATTGCCATTACCTGCTTCGTGCTGGCGGCGGCGGTCCGTATCATTCAGGGTTCTGCGACGGTCGCGTGCTTAACGGCGGTCGGTCTGGTGATGCCGGTGATTGAACAACTGAACTTCTCCGGCGCGCAGATGGCGGCACTGTCCATCTGCATCGCGGGTGGTTCAATCGTGGTCAGTCACGTTAACGACGCCGGTTTTTGGTTGTTCGGTAAGTTTACCGGCGCGACCGAAGCACAAACGTTGAAGACCTGGACGATGATGGAAACCATCCTCGGCACCGTTGGCGCGATTGTCGGTATGATTGCGTTCCAGCTTTTGAGCTGAGTCCGATGCCCGGTGGCGCGTGCGCTTACCGGGCCTGGATTCACGCACATATTCAGACCGTAAGCCGGGTAAGCGCGAGCGCCACCCGGCTTTTTTACAGCATCACCACACCATCCTCGGTTTTCAACCAACGCGGCGCTTTCAGCGTATCGGCGAAATATCCCACCAGATCCTGTAGCAAATCACCCGCAATCCGTTCCATATCATCAGAAAGCGTTTTGCTCATCAGTAAGAGTGTTAATAACTGGCAGTAACGCCCCATTTGATCGGGTTCAGGCTCGAAGAGGGGAGAACGGGTCGGTAATGTTTCCACCGTCAGGCTGGCTTGCAGGTGTTGCGGTACGGGTTCCGCCAGCGTCGGTTGCAATAACGCGAGACAGGCCGACAGACGCGCGCAAATCGCCAGTTTTTCAACCGGGTCATGACATTCAACAAGCCCTTCGACAAAACGCTCGCAGTTATCTGCCAGCTCGGTGAAATCCGTGGCATGGCTAAAGGGCAGGGTAAATAAAGCGTGTGAAAAGAGAGGGGTAGTCGCCATAAGGCAGCCTCCGATGAGTGATTTTCATCCGCCACTGGAGAGGCTAATCTCCATGGGTGGCAGAACCGGGCAGGGTTAGCCTTACCGGCCTCATCGGATACCGGCGCGTCTTACGACGCCCCCGCCCGGCCCACCATTGAAGTGTAGCTAAGCGTGCGACACAAAAATACTTGCGTCACCGATGAGGATTTTCAGAAGGCTAATTCTGGCACCTGATTTTGCAGGCGCAGCGAGAAGATAATGCTTATCCGCGAGGCTGACAAGAGGGCATTCCGGAAGGCGCTTCGCAGAAATGAAAATACGTTTTTTCAGCGACTTAAATGCTTGAGGTGTTTCTTAAAAACACATTCATGGTGTTGATTGCCCGGTGGCGCTTGCGCTTACCGGGCCTACACACGAGCACATATCGACACCGTAGGCCGGGTAAGCGCAAGCGCCACCCGGCACAACGTCACCCCTTCATCCACATCCGAACGCCATCCAGGAACATCTGGGTCGCCATCATCACCAGAATCAGCCCCATCAGACGCTCCAGCGCGTTAACCCCTTTCTCGCCCAGCAGGCGTAAAAACAGCGACGATTGCAGCAAAATCACAAAGGTACCGCCCCAGGCGATCAGCAACGCAATCACCAAATGCCCCATCTGATTCGGGTACTGATGCGATAACAGCATCAACGATGCGAGGATTGTCGGGCCTGCAACCAGCGGGATCGCCAGCGGTACGATAAACGGCTCTTCACC
This Citrobacter enshiensis DNA region includes the following protein-coding sequences:
- the yhhY gene encoding N-acetyltransferase produces the protein MSDIVIRHAEPRDYDAIRQIHAQPEVYHNTLQVPHPSMEMWQERLADRPGIKQLVACIDDIVVGHLTIEVAQRPRRSHVADFGICVGAQWHNRGVASALIRTMIDMCDNWLRVDRIELTVFVDNAPAIAVYKKQGFEIEGTGKKYGLRNGEYVDAYFMARVK
- a CDS encoding oxidoreductase — protein: MTLHCAFIGFGKSTTRYHLPYVLHRKDSWHVAHIYRRSAKPEEQHPQYSHIHFTSDLNDVFNDPQVTLVVVCTHADSHFDYARRALEAGKNVLVEKPFTPTLAQAKVLFELAKSKGLTVTPYQNRRFDSCFLTAKKAIESGKLGDIVEVESHFDYYRPVAETKPGLPQDGAFYGLGVHTLDQIISLFGRPNHVAYDIRSVRNCANPDDTFEAQLFYGNLKAIVKTSHLVKIEYPKFIVHGTKGSFVKYGIDQQETSLKANIMPGDPGFAADDSVGQLEYMNEDGVTVKEEMTPEFGDYGRVYDALYETLTTGKPNYVKESEVLTNLEILERAFEQASPATITLAR
- the yhhW gene encoding quercetin 2,3-dioxygenase, whose product is MIYLRKANDRGHANHGWLDSWHTFSFANYYDANFMGFSALRVINDDVIEAGQGFGTHPHKDMEILTYVLEGAVEHQDSMGNKEQVPAGEFQIMSAGTGIRHSEYNPSDTEKLHLYQIWIMPQENGITPRYEQRRFDAVQGKQLVLSPDARDGSLKVYQDMELYRWALLKDEQSVHQISAERRVWIQVVKGNVTINGTQASTSDGLAIWDEQAISIHADSDSDSEVLLFDLPPV
- the gntR gene encoding gluconate operon transcriptional repressor GntR; protein product: MKKKRPVLQDVADRVGVTKMTVSRFLRNPEQVSVALRGKIAAALDELGYIPNRAPDILSNATSRAIGVLLPSLTNQVFAEVLRGIEAVTDAHGYQTMLAHYGYKPEMEQERLESMLSWNIDGLILTERTHTARTLKMIEVAGIPVVELMDSQSPCLDIAVGFDNYEAARQMTAAIIARGHRHIAYLGARLDERTIIKQKGYEQAMLDAGLVPYSVMVEQSSSYSAGIELIRQARREYPQLDGVFCTNDDLAVGAAFECQRLGLKIPDDIAIAGFHGHDIGQVMEPRLASVLTPRERMGSIGAERLLARIRGETVTPKMLDLGFTLSPGGSI
- the gntK gene encoding gluconokinase; this encodes MSTTNHDHHVYVLMGVSGSGKSAVASEVAHQLNAAFLDGDFLHPRCNITKMASGEPLNDDDRKPWLQALNDAAFAMQRTNKVSLIVCSALKKHYRDLLRDGNPNLSFIYLKGDFDVIENRLKARKGHFFKTQMLVTQFETLEEPGADESDVLVVNIDQPLEGVVASTVEVINKGSK
- the gntU gene encoding gluconate transporter; translated protein: MSTLTLVLTAVGSVLLLLFLVMKARMHAFVALMVVSIGAGLFSGMPLDKIAATMEKGMGGTLGFLAIVVALGAMFGKILHETGAVDQIAVKMLKSFGHSRAHYAIGLAGLICALPLFFEVAIVLLISVAFSMARHTGTNLVKLVIPLFAGVAAAAAFLLPGPAPMLLASQMHADFGWMILIGLCAAIPGMIIAGPLWGNFISRYVELNIPDDITEPHLGEGKMPSFGFSLSLILLPLVLVGFKTIAARFVPVGSDAYQWFEFIGHPFTAILVACLVAIYGLAMRQGMPKDKVMEICGHALQPAGIILLVIGAGGVFKQVLVDSGVGPALGEALTGMGLPIAITCFVLAAAVRIIQGSATVACLTAVGLVMPVIEQLNFSGAQMAALSICIAGGSIVVSHVNDAGFWLFGKFTGATEAQTLKTWTMMETILGTVGAIVGMIAFQLLS